The following proteins come from a genomic window of Phacochoerus africanus isolate WHEZ1 chromosome 9, ROS_Pafr_v1, whole genome shotgun sequence:
- the DLK2 gene encoding protein delta homolog 2: MPSGCRCLHLMCLLCILGAPIKPVRADDCSSHCDLAHGCCAPDGSCRCDPGWEGLHCERCVRMPGCQHGTCHQPWQCICHSGWAGKFCDKDEHVCTTQSPCRNGGQCIYDGGGEYHCVCPPGFHGRDCERKAGPCEQAGSPCRNGGQCQDDQGFALNYTCRCLAGFVGAHCEVNVDDCLMRPCANGATCLDGINRFSCLCPEGFAGRFCTINLDDCASRPCQRGARCRDRVHDFDCLCPSGYGGKTCELVLPVPDPATTADIPLGPTLAVMVPATGPIPHSAGAGLLRISVKEVVRRQEAGLGESSLVAVVVFGAVTATLVLSTVLLTLRAWRRGVCPPGPCCYPAPHYAPARQDQECQVSMLPAGLPLPPDLPPEPGKTTAL; the protein is encoded by the exons ATGCCCAGCGGCTGCCGCTGCCTACATCTCATGTGCCTGTTGTGCATCCTGGGGGCACCCATAAAGCCTGTCCGAG CCGATGACTGCAGCTCTCACTGTGACCTGGCCCACGGCTGCTGTGCGCCTGACGGCTCCTGCAG GTGTGAcccaggctgggaggggctgcACTGTGAGCGCTGTGTGAGGATGCCCGGTTGCCAGCACGGTACTTGCCATCAGCCCTGGCAGTGCATCTGTCACAGTGGCTGGGCGGGCAAGTTCTGTGACAAAG ATGAGCACGTCTGTACCACGCAGTCCCCCTGCCGGAACGGAGGCCAGTGCATATATGATGGGGGCGGCGAGTACCACTGTGTGTGCCCACCAGGCTTCCATGGGCGTGACTGCGAGCGCAAGGCGGGACCCTGTGAGCAGGCAGG ctCCCCGTGCCGGAATGGCGGGCAGTGCCAGGATGACCAGGGCTTTGCCCTCAATTACACGTGCCGCTGCTTGGCGGGCTTCGTTGGGGCCCACTGTGAGGTGAACGTGGATGACTGTCTGATGCGGCCTTGTGCCAACGGCGCCACCTGTCTGGATGGCATCAACCgcttctcctgcctctgccctgaggGCTTTGCTGGACGCTTCTGCACCATCAACCTGGATGACTGTGCCAGCCGCCCATGCCAGAGAGGGGCCCGCTGTCGGGACCGTGTCCATGACTTTGACTGTCTCTGCCCCAGTGGCTATGGGGGTAAGACTTGTGAGCTGGTCTTACCCGTCCCAGATCCCGCCACCACAGCAGACATCCCCCTGGGGCCCACCTTAGCCGTCATGGTGCCAGCCACGGGGCCCATCCCCCACAGCGCAGGGGCCGGTCTGCTGCGCATCTCCGTGAAGGAGGTGGTGCGGAGGCAAGAGGCCGGGCTGGGCGAGTCCAGCCTGGTGGCCGTGGTGGTTTTTGGGGCGGTCACCGCCACCCTGGTCCTGTCCACGGTGTTGCTGACCCTGAGGGCCTGGCGCCGGGGTGTCTGCCCCCCCGGACCCTGTTGCTACCCTGCCCCGCACTATGCCCCGGCGCGCCAGGACCAGGAGTGCCAGGTTAGCATGCTGCCAGCGGGGCTCCCCCTGCCGCCCGACCTGCCCCCCGAGCCCGGTAAGACTACAGCCCTGTGA